A genomic region of Arachis stenosperma cultivar V10309 chromosome 9, arast.V10309.gnm1.PFL2, whole genome shotgun sequence contains the following coding sequences:
- the LOC130949675 gene encoding uncharacterized protein LOC130949675, protein MVTTSGQEAEDKQRKLSKQPEDNSTEEEDRDHQEPEISQQELLKLYAPFPQLLNGAVGKRMYSRFLDLFASLHVNIPFIKAIQQMPAFIKYMKELLPRKSSIKGGQTIVLNKECSALIQPELPAKRKDPGSFHIPCAIGEIMFHRALCDLGASINLLPLSLAKRLQINEIMSTDVVIRLADKTQKQAIGVVENVLLKVGKYFLLTDFVILDMEESHIHPIILGRPFLATARALIDVEKGELILRIHDERLSFNVFKLSQEANQEHKEPSKDHNEMLKEKASTEAQPTYLETPLVDKQGKQQLPQLKEKLEEPKPLEGCEDNIKTPLEEEVIKSKAISKDTRKKVPRRWRNKKIPTEDFSPGDRVISAYFPDIPPNLPTVPSQLPKVFTINRVLFLEHVEIIDTTNGYKFTVRREDFKHYQPP, encoded by the coding sequence ATGGTCACTACAAGTGGTCAAGAGGCTGAAGACAAGCAAAGAAAACTCTCCAAACAGCCTGAAGACAACTCAACAGAGGAGGAGGATagagatcaccaagaaccagaAATCTCACAACAAGAGTTGCTTAAGCTCTATGCACCATTTCCCCAACTGCTCAATGGTGCTGTGGGGAAAAGAATGTACTCAAGGTTCCTAGATTTGTTTGCATCTCTGCATGTGAACATACCATTCATCAAGGCCATCCAACAAATGCCTGCATTCATCAAGTATATGAAGGAACTTCTTCCCAGGAAAAGCTCAATCAAAGGAGGCCAGACTATAGTGTTGaacaaggaatgtagtgccCTTATTCAACCTGAGTTGCCTGCAAAAAGaaaagacccagggagttttcatATCCCCTGTGCCATAGGGGAAATAATGTTTCATAGAGCACTCTGTGATTTGggggcaagcatcaacttacTGCCCCTATCCTTGGCGAAGAGGCTGCAGATCAATGAGATAATGTCCACAGATGTAGTCATCAGACTGGCTGACAAGACTCAAAAgcaagcaataggagtggtGGAAAATGTGTTGTTAAAGGTTGGGAAATACTTTCTCCTAACAGACTTTGTCATTCTGGACATGGAAGAGAGTCACATTCACCCAATCATAttgggaagaccattcctagctacggcaagagcactcatagatgtggaGAAAGGGGAGCTAATATTGAGAATCCATGATGAACGGCTCAGCTTTAATGTCTTCAAACTCTCACAAGAAGCAAACCAAGAGCACAAGGAACCAAGCAAAGATCATAATGAGATGCTGAAGGAGAAAGCAAGCACTGAAGCACAGCCAACCTATCTGGAGACCCCTTTGGTTGATAAACAAGGGAAACAGCAACTACCACAGCTCAAGGAAAAGTTGGAGGAACCTAAACCTCTAGAGGGATGCGAAGACAACATCAAGACCCCCTTAGAGGAAGAAGTCATCAAGAGCAAGGCAATATCAAAAGACACAAGGAAGAAGGTACCAAGGAGGTGGAGGAACAAAAAGATCCCTACGGAAGACTTTTCTCCAGGAGATAGAGTGATCTCAGCTTACTTCCCAGATATTCCCCCTAATCTCCCCACTGTACCATCTCAGTTACCTAAAGTCTTCACAATCAACAGAGTTCTTTTCCTGGAACATGTAGAGATCATTGATACAACCAATGGATACAAGTTCACAGTAAGAAGGGAGGACTTCAAGCATTACCAACCACCCTAA